In one Aquila chrysaetos chrysaetos unplaced genomic scaffold, bAquChr1.4, whole genome shotgun sequence genomic region, the following are encoded:
- the LOC115338371 gene encoding feather keratin Cos1-1/Cos1-3/Cos2-1-like → MIKASPAPHSLIHFSCLHLLGSQVHLQPQDMSCCDQCQPCQPCGPTPLANSCNEPCVRQCQNSTVVIQPSPVVVTLPGPILSSFPQNTVVGSSTSAAVGSILSCDGVPINSGCCDLSCITSRYCGRRCPPPAKDAGNGLP, encoded by the exons ATGATAaaagccagcccagctcctcacTCTCTCATCCACTTCTCTTGCCTCCATCTCCTTGGGAGTCAG GTGCACCTCCAGCCCCAAGACATGTCCTGCTGTGATcagtgccagccctgccagccctgcggcCCGACCCCGCTGGCCAACAGCTGCAATGAGCCCTGTGTCAGGCAGTGCCAGAACTCCACCGTTGTCATCCAGCCCTCTCCTGTGGTGGTGACCCTGCCCggccccatcctcagctccttcccgcaGAACACCGTTGTGGGCTCctccacctctgctgctgttggcagCATCCTCAGCTGTGACGGAGTGCCAATCAACTCTGGGTGCTGTGACCTCTCCTGCATCACCAGCCGCTACTGTGGCAGAAGGTGCCCCCCCCCTGCAAAAGATGCTGGCAACGGCCTGCCATAA